A DNA window from Vigna unguiculata cultivar IT97K-499-35 chromosome 10, ASM411807v1, whole genome shotgun sequence contains the following coding sequences:
- the LOC114167446 gene encoding ELMO domain-containing protein A-like isoform X4: protein MEDRGSSFVAVRRIPQGETCHSNSAEVVAGSAAWLGRGLSCVCVQRRDSDASNSFDLTLAQEECLQRLQRRIDVPYDSSIIEHQDALRALWNAAFPEEELHGLISEQWKEMGWQGKDPSTDFRGGGFISLENFLYFARNFPKSFQDLLRKQEGDRSVWEYPFAVAGVNITYMLIQMLDLEAVKPRNLVGATFLKFLAENESAFDLLYCITFKLMDHQWLSMRASYMDFN from the exons ATGGAGGATAGAGGAAGCTCATTCGTTGCTGTGAGGAGAATTCCTCAAGGAGAAACCTGCCATTCAAATTCTG CTGAGGTTGTGGCAGGGTCAGCAGCATGGCTTGGTCGAGGTCTGTCTTGTGTCTGTGTACAAAGAAGGGATAGTGATGCTTCTAACTCTTTCGATTTAACCCTCGCCCAG GAGGAATGCTTACAGAGGCTGCAGAGACGTATAGATGTTCCCTATGATAGTTCTATTATTGAGCACCAG GATGCCCTCAGGGCGTTGTGGAATGCTGCATTTCCTGAAGAAGAGCTTCATGGCTTGATATCTGAGCAGTGGAAGGAAATGGGCTGGCAAGGGAAAGATCCATCAACAGATTTTAG GGGTGGTGGTTTTATATCATTGGAAAATTTTCTTTACTTCGCTAGGAATTTCCCG AAATCCTTCCAGGATCTTTTACGAAAGCAGGAAGGAGATCGATCAGTGTGGGAATATCCATTTGCAGTTGCTGGTGTTAATATCACTTACATGCTGATACAAATGCTGGATCTTGAAGCGG TCAAGCCACGCAATCTGGTTGGAGCAACTTTTCTAAAATTTCTTGCAG AAAATGAATCAGCTTTTGATCTTCTCTATTGCATAACTTTCAAGCTAATGGATCATCAATGGCTTTCTATGCGGGCCTCATA